A window of the Isosphaera pallida ATCC 43644 genome harbors these coding sequences:
- a CDS encoding heavy metal translocating P-type ATPase gives MSSCVDPRSSAPPLCESSEEARTEPVPWRLIVGLLILGQSMALGVAVNLLELDDPARGPIQTILLGSALVVTALLGGPLVVALADRLRQGRLTVESLFLLSAGGALVVSTRSWWIGHGPVFFEVVSVILVVYGINRAILARGRRRALERCRTWSGLPERARRVVSLGEPNSDATTLETVTVSVDQLVAGDRIEIRAGEPIPIDGRLEADRVSIQESRFTGESMPVVKRRGDVVWAGTVVLEGPIIVRVERGEGQRRVDRLLDAVERARYQTPGLSASLDRVASWFTPIVAAIAGAVFAFWTWRDGWETGLLNAMAVLLTACPCALGLAAPLTVWTGLARLAEQGIMARRGDLLERLAQIDCVVFDKTGTLTEDRPRLVDWVQIGEDSPNQGGTLPPRESFRQAVALVAAGSDHPLTRGLIEAWQREEELQAVVSDAQGDGWVGGLEPDSARPGWRLIARQVHPGWGVSGSIRWDGDETSPTVEIRLGRREWVAALDDSADRFLTDSLKRDKQKKDAGPTLWISWNGRLAARATFAERVRSSWRATRDQLERLGLEVAILSGDTQERVAAVAGQGVVSWSQASPEEKLTRIADLKARGRRPLMVGDGFNDLGALTTAHVGLAVSGSTAAARHAADAQLLHDELTAIAQAVALARRTRTQLRGNLTIALGYNLVGILVASLGWIHPITAAVLMTLASATVVGRSIYAAGSEPTSFSSGEEPALREAPVPVGDTEPIEQLRDDHVTWRSRWLSVGWLAQLPIVLALADLEPLSGLTPLGIAAWLGLGWWGPRWWRNLAGSRPRLDRVVGMVAVGNLGMALGWWIDLGFQSAVVAHQTGGCACLTVFEADSPSLGLGMWLGMLALGNLAMVWLRHPKRPEGSGCPTSAWVLGNVGMIAGMILGGSMAAAWAMEWQVGASHAVLLEWCGMTLGMLVWMELGHEWGANGWWGCVCGVARPPRSLSQPSVTMDQSQT, from the coding sequence ATGTCGTCTTGCGTCGATCCCCGGTCCTCCGCGCCGCCGCTTTGCGAGAGTTCGGAGGAGGCTCGAACAGAACCGGTTCCCTGGCGTTTGATCGTGGGATTGCTCATCCTTGGGCAGTCGATGGCGTTGGGGGTGGCGGTCAATTTGTTGGAGTTGGACGACCCGGCGCGGGGGCCGATCCAGACGATCCTACTGGGATCGGCCCTGGTGGTGACAGCGTTGCTGGGCGGGCCGTTGGTGGTCGCGCTAGCCGATCGGCTGCGTCAGGGACGCCTGACGGTAGAAAGTCTGTTTTTGCTCAGCGCCGGGGGGGCTCTGGTGGTCTCGACCCGCTCGTGGTGGATCGGCCACGGCCCGGTGTTCTTTGAGGTGGTCTCGGTGATCCTGGTCGTTTACGGGATCAATCGGGCGATTCTGGCGCGGGGGCGTCGTCGGGCGTTGGAGCGTTGTCGAACCTGGAGCGGGTTGCCCGAACGGGCGCGGCGGGTGGTCTCCTTGGGAGAGCCGAACAGCGACGCCACGACGTTGGAAACCGTGACCGTGTCGGTGGATCAACTCGTCGCTGGCGATCGAATCGAAATCCGCGCGGGGGAGCCGATTCCGATTGACGGACGGCTCGAAGCAGATCGTGTTTCGATCCAGGAGAGTCGATTCACCGGTGAATCCATGCCAGTGGTCAAGCGTCGCGGCGATGTGGTTTGGGCGGGAACGGTGGTCTTGGAGGGACCGATCATCGTGAGGGTGGAGCGCGGCGAAGGGCAACGGCGGGTTGATCGCCTGCTCGACGCCGTGGAACGCGCCCGTTACCAAACGCCGGGGCTGTCGGCGTCGCTGGATCGGGTTGCCTCCTGGTTCACGCCGATCGTAGCGGCGATCGCTGGGGCCGTGTTCGCCTTTTGGACCTGGCGGGACGGTTGGGAAACCGGGCTGCTCAACGCGATGGCAGTTTTGTTGACCGCCTGTCCCTGCGCCTTGGGTCTGGCCGCGCCGTTGACTGTGTGGACCGGCCTGGCGCGGTTGGCTGAACAGGGGATCATGGCCCGTCGAGGCGACCTGTTAGAACGTTTGGCCCAGATCGATTGCGTCGTGTTCGACAAGACCGGTACGCTCACGGAGGATCGCCCCCGTCTGGTGGATTGGGTTCAAATCGGGGAGGATTCCCCGAACCAGGGAGGGACCTTGCCGCCGCGCGAATCGTTCCGCCAAGCCGTAGCGCTGGTGGCCGCCGGTTCGGATCATCCCTTGACCCGTGGCTTGATCGAAGCATGGCAACGCGAGGAGGAGCTTCAGGCGGTTGTCAGCGACGCGCAGGGGGATGGGTGGGTTGGCGGGTTGGAACCCGACTCCGCGCGACCGGGCTGGCGGTTGATTGCACGACAGGTTCATCCTGGTTGGGGTGTATCGGGATCCATCCGTTGGGACGGGGATGAGACATCCCCAACGGTTGAGATTCGTCTGGGCCGGCGCGAGTGGGTCGCCGCGTTGGACGACTCCGCCGATCGGTTCTTGACCGACTCGCTCAAGCGGGACAAGCAGAAGAAGGACGCGGGACCGACGCTCTGGATCTCCTGGAACGGTCGGCTGGCGGCGCGGGCGACATTCGCCGAACGGGTTCGTTCGTCGTGGCGAGCGACCCGCGACCAGTTGGAACGCCTGGGGTTGGAGGTGGCGATTCTGTCTGGAGATACCCAGGAACGGGTCGCGGCCGTGGCAGGTCAAGGGGTGGTGTCCTGGAGTCAAGCCTCGCCGGAAGAGAAACTGACCCGAATCGCCGACCTGAAGGCGCGGGGGCGGCGTCCCCTCATGGTGGGTGACGGATTCAACGATCTTGGAGCATTGACCACGGCACACGTGGGGCTCGCGGTGTCCGGCTCCACAGCCGCAGCGCGTCACGCGGCCGACGCGCAACTGCTTCATGACGAGCTAACGGCGATCGCGCAGGCGGTGGCGTTGGCCCGGCGGACGCGAACCCAACTTCGGGGCAATCTGACCATCGCTTTGGGGTACAACCTGGTGGGCATTCTAGTCGCGTCGTTGGGATGGATTCATCCAATCACCGCGGCGGTGTTGATGACCCTAGCCAGCGCGACTGTGGTGGGGCGTTCGATTTACGCTGCTGGGTCTGAGCCCACTTCGTTTTCGAGCGGGGAGGAGCCGGCACTGCGCGAAGCGCCGGTTCCCGTCGGCGACACCGAACCGATCGAACAACTCCGTGATGATCATGTGACGTGGCGGAGTCGTTGGTTGAGCGTCGGCTGGTTGGCTCAGTTGCCCATTGTGTTGGCCCTGGCCGACCTCGAACCGCTGTCGGGATTGACTCCCTTGGGGATCGCGGCTTGGCTGGGGCTGGGGTGGTGGGGACCACGCTGGTGGCGTAATCTGGCGGGGTCCCGCCCGCGGTTGGATCGCGTCGTGGGCATGGTGGCAGTGGGGAATCTCGGCATGGCGTTGGGGTGGTGGATCGATCTGGGGTTCCAATCGGCGGTCGTCGCGCATCAGACAGGCGGTTGCGCCTGTTTGACGGTGTTCGAGGCCGATTCGCCCTCGCTGGGCTTGGGCATGTGGCTGGGGATGCTGGCGTTAGGGAACCTAGCGATGGTCTGGTTGCGGCATCCCAAGCGTCCCGAAGGGTCCGGTTGTCCCACCTCGGCCTGGGTGCTGGGCAACGTGGGGATGATCGCCGGTATGATCCTAGGTGGATCGATGGCCGCCGCGTGGGCGATGGAGTGGCAAGTTGGCGCGTCTCACGCCGTGCTGCTGGAGTGGTGTGGGATGACGCTGGGAATGCTCGTCTGGATGGAGTTGGGTCACGAGTGGGGGGCTAACGGCTGGTGGGGATGCGTTTGCGGGGTGGCGCGCCCGCCACGCTCCTTGTCTCAGCCCTCGGTCACGATGGATCAGTCTCAAACGTAA
- a CDS encoding TIGR02996 domain-containing protein, whose amino-acid sequence MSNASDSLTNADRLALFQTILDDPEQDAPRLILADWLEEHGEATHAELIRLQIERDDLLQRCPTHPALDDLNYRIDRIAHDVEMRVHRRLPRIAGVRWGHWEKGWPRLLQVAKLRIYLDHAAELHAAAPWDRLRIEDAPSLADLVELGSRVQAAVLLSTLIFRPNSMDHHRVRELARGTHFKRLRRLVLSGHHINRACVEMLTDSLNLSRLKVLDLTESRIGLGGMRALSGSNRLEGLTDLNLSGNFADLGDKGLEALARATSLPRLVRLSLARNQLGTDDLDILADSPRLERLEILDLSHNRLPGEALAALLYSPAVRNLRRLHLGGNAIHAAALREIADSPRLERLEILDLTPIAATPKLADMLTCSIIWPNLAQIVLRRPDDLTHHQIDQLHERFEGKLRLWTSRLPTRKTALETTWIDHEVSVW is encoded by the coding sequence TTGTCAAACGCCTCCGACTCCCTCACCAACGCCGACCGCTTGGCGCTGTTTCAGACGATCCTGGACGATCCCGAGCAGGATGCCCCCCGTTTGATCCTCGCCGACTGGCTGGAGGAACACGGCGAGGCGACCCACGCTGAGTTGATCCGCCTTCAAATCGAGAGGGACGACCTGCTGCAACGCTGTCCCACCCACCCTGCGCTCGACGACCTGAACTACCGGATCGACCGGATCGCCCACGACGTGGAAATGCGTGTGCATCGGCGGTTGCCCCGGATTGCGGGCGTGCGTTGGGGGCATTGGGAAAAAGGGTGGCCGCGATTGCTCCAGGTGGCGAAGCTGCGGATTTATCTGGACCACGCCGCCGAGTTGCATGCCGCGGCCCCCTGGGACCGTCTCAGGATCGAGGATGCCCCCTCGCTGGCCGACCTCGTGGAACTGGGAAGCCGCGTCCAGGCCGCGGTTTTGCTCTCGACCCTCATCTTCCGGCCCAACAGCATGGATCACCACCGCGTGCGGGAACTGGCGCGGGGAACCCACTTCAAACGCTTGAGACGTTTGGTCCTGAGCGGTCATCATATCAACCGCGCTTGCGTCGAGATGTTGACCGACTCGCTCAACCTGAGTCGCCTCAAGGTGTTAGATTTGACCGAATCCCGCATCGGCCTGGGCGGAATGCGGGCGCTGAGCGGATCTAATCGTCTCGAAGGATTGACGGACCTGAATTTGTCTGGCAACTTCGCCGACCTCGGCGACAAGGGCCTAGAGGCGCTGGCCCGAGCGACCAGTTTGCCGCGGCTGGTTCGCCTCAGCTTGGCCCGCAACCAGTTGGGCACCGATGACTTGGACATTTTGGCCGACTCCCCGCGGTTGGAGCGTCTGGAAATCCTCGATCTTAGTCACAACCGTCTGCCCGGCGAGGCGCTGGCGGCCCTGCTGTATTCCCCGGCGGTTCGCAACCTGCGACGCCTCCACCTGGGCGGCAACGCCATCCACGCGGCCGCCTTGCGCGAGATCGCCGACTCCCCACGGTTGGAGCGTCTGGAAATCCTCGATCTGACCCCCATCGCCGCCACCCCCAAGCTAGCTGACATGCTGACCTGTTCGATCATCTGGCCGAACCTGGCTCAAATCGTCCTGCGTCGCCCCGATGACTTGACCCATCATCAAATCGACCAACTCCATGAGCGCTTCGAGGGCAAGTTGCGGCTTTGGACCAGTCGGCTGCCGACACGCAAAACCGCGCTGGAAACCACCTGGATCGACCACGAAGTGAGCGTGTGGTAA
- a CDS encoding TIGR02996 domain-containing protein: MMTRSPVSEEQVPFLRAILAAPDDDAPALIHADWLEENGQPERAEFIRLQIERSRLEETDPAFVALRRREFELLRVWEKEWRREARPFDTASRPFERGYLRSGSFSHLDRFRRQAVELIDRVPLQRVRIGGFDQSAHGLETLANHPATPGLTTLALRSRRFLARQMQAFPRCSPERFRSLRVLDLGGHNRIGSSGVEALAGSDCVRGVVTLNLGGNDLAEAGLRALTASSCLTQLRALGLRGLFLTTAEVDALDRRGRFGELTRLEVSLCSDDPFAIARLVQGELIRRLERLDLVAHWYPDRLFDELELVPPECLRSLRWLGLEGVLSVEQIQRLGRAESLEGIRTLRLNRNALNDEGLVALADAPLLERIEHLDLTFNSFGSPGVRALIESPRLGRLKSLRIAQRTTRPIIDALETLIRSPLKNQLRLLEVAYSETNAGVLRRLANDSTMILRLRPINQFGLPATAGLGWEEPWRIELDPPLDRGDTWDHAPSLDPSPFAEPPEFSLASGGGPLRLDARAAAGFAEALRFHSARCFSSGTFAPVVVASSPDL; the protein is encoded by the coding sequence ATGATGACACGATCGCCCGTCTCGGAAGAACAGGTGCCGTTCCTACGCGCGATCCTCGCCGCGCCCGACGACGACGCCCCCGCGCTGATTCACGCCGATTGGCTGGAAGAGAACGGTCAACCCGAGCGGGCCGAGTTCATTCGGCTTCAGATCGAGCGGTCTCGCCTGGAGGAGACCGACCCAGCCTTCGTGGCGTTGCGTCGCCGCGAGTTCGAGCTACTGAGGGTCTGGGAAAAGGAGTGGAGGCGCGAGGCTCGTCCGTTCGACACCGCCTCGCGGCCTTTCGAACGGGGCTATTTGCGGAGTGGGTCGTTCTCGCATCTCGACCGCTTTCGGCGGCAGGCCGTTGAGTTGATCGATCGGGTGCCGTTGCAACGGGTTCGGATCGGTGGATTCGACCAAAGCGCCCACGGTCTAGAAACCTTGGCCAACCATCCTGCAACCCCCGGATTGACCACGCTGGCGTTGAGGTCGCGGCGGTTTTTGGCGCGTCAGATGCAGGCGTTTCCCCGTTGCTCGCCGGAGCGGTTCCGGTCGTTACGCGTGCTGGATTTGGGCGGTCACAACCGGATCGGTTCCTCGGGAGTCGAAGCGTTAGCCGGGTCCGATTGTGTGCGCGGGGTCGTGACGCTCAATCTCGGCGGCAACGATTTGGCCGAGGCCGGCTTGAGAGCCTTGACCGCGTCCTCGTGTCTGACCCAGTTACGCGCGTTGGGTCTGCGTGGGTTATTTCTCACGACCGCTGAGGTGGATGCGCTCGATCGTCGCGGTCGTTTCGGCGAGTTGACCCGTTTGGAGGTCTCGCTCTGCTCCGACGATCCGTTCGCCATCGCCCGGCTGGTTCAGGGCGAACTCATCAGACGGTTAGAACGTCTCGACCTCGTGGCCCACTGGTACCCCGATCGGTTGTTTGACGAGCTGGAGCTGGTTCCCCCGGAGTGTCTGCGCAGTCTGCGTTGGTTGGGTCTGGAAGGGGTGCTGAGCGTGGAGCAGATCCAACGTCTGGGGCGGGCCGAGTCGTTGGAGGGGATACGGACTCTCCGTCTAAACCGCAACGCGCTGAATGACGAGGGGTTGGTCGCCTTGGCCGACGCCCCGCTGTTGGAACGGATTGAACATCTCGATCTGACCTTCAACTCATTTGGGAGTCCCGGAGTGCGGGCTTTGATCGAATCGCCGCGTCTGGGTCGCTTGAAATCCCTTCGAATCGCTCAGAGGACTACGCGGCCGATCATCGACGCGCTGGAAACTCTCATTCGATCGCCCCTCAAAAATCAATTGCGGTTGTTGGAGGTCGCCTATTCCGAGACCAACGCGGGGGTGCTTCGACGGCTGGCTAATGATTCGACGATGATCCTGCGGTTGAGACCGATCAATCAATTCGGCTTGCCCGCCACGGCAGGGTTGGGGTGGGAGGAACCTTGGCGAATTGAATTGGATCCGCCGTTGGATCGCGGCGACACCTGGGACCACGCCCCCTCTTTGGATCCCAGCCCGTTCGCCGAACCGCCGGAGTTCTCCTTGGCCTCGGGGGGGGGGCCGCTTCGCCTTGACGCGCGGGCCGCTGCCGGTTTTGCTGAAGCGCTCCGATTCCACTCCGCGCGATGTTTCTCCTCCGGTACGTTCGCGCCGGTGGTTGTTGCCTCTTCCCCCGATCTCTAG
- a CDS encoding cbb3-type cytochrome c oxidase subunit I encodes MSLTVSPPGRSGPAPASERAAASRTEFQDEQRLRAARRTAAIDASTRLPVLVYFASALFWLIMGSVLAILASIKLHAPWFFDEASWLTFGRVRPAHLNTMAYGWASMGSVATALWLTARLTRAPLAYPRLVAGSAILWNLGLLAGAIGILTGSSTSVEWLELPPWSAPPIAAAFVIVSVSAFVTFARRTEKHVYVSLWYILAAVLWFPWLYTAANLMMFSQPVSGVPLATLNWWYAHNALGLWFTPVGLAAAYYLIPKVIGRPIYSYALSVIGFWSLALFYNWNGGHHLIGGPVPAWLVTVSIVASVSMIIPVIAVAINHHMTMTSHFSVLKRSPTLRFVVFAAVAYTLTSLQGSMEALREVNRITHFTHYTIGHAHLGLYGFVTMMLFGTMYYAVPRLTGREWASATAARLHFWTCALGVVLYVGALSIGGWIQGMMLNDAETPFMKIVETTIPYLQARSVAAGLMTTGHVIFLGLFIMNLTGFGPRRQGPLTWDERADSAHRGHQLTRPSSSSMSLKETRV; translated from the coding sequence ATGAGCCTCACCGTTTCGCCTCCCGGTCGTTCGGGGCCGGCACCCGCGTCCGAACGCGCGGCCGCAAGCCGGACGGAGTTTCAAGACGAGCAACGCCTGAGAGCAGCGCGCCGAACCGCGGCAATTGACGCTTCGACACGTCTGCCGGTGCTGGTCTATTTCGCCTCAGCGCTATTTTGGTTGATTATGGGGTCGGTGCTGGCCATTTTGGCGTCGATCAAGCTGCACGCACCTTGGTTTTTCGACGAGGCTTCGTGGTTGACGTTTGGTCGGGTTCGGCCAGCGCACCTCAACACGATGGCTTATGGATGGGCGTCGATGGGTTCGGTCGCCACCGCGTTGTGGTTGACCGCGCGGTTGACCCGCGCGCCGTTGGCCTATCCCCGGTTGGTGGCTGGTTCGGCGATCCTCTGGAACCTGGGACTGTTGGCCGGGGCGATCGGCATTCTGACCGGCTCCTCTACCTCGGTGGAATGGCTTGAGCTGCCCCCCTGGTCGGCTCCGCCCATCGCCGCGGCGTTCGTGATTGTGTCGGTCTCGGCGTTCGTGACCTTCGCGCGACGCACCGAGAAGCATGTTTACGTTTCGCTCTGGTATATCCTGGCGGCAGTGCTTTGGTTTCCATGGTTGTACACTGCAGCCAACTTGATGATGTTCAGCCAGCCAGTGAGCGGCGTGCCGCTAGCGACACTCAACTGGTGGTACGCCCACAACGCCCTGGGTCTGTGGTTCACCCCAGTGGGGCTGGCGGCCGCCTATTACCTGATCCCCAAAGTGATCGGCCGGCCAATCTACAGTTACGCCCTCAGCGTGATCGGCTTTTGGTCGCTGGCGTTGTTCTACAACTGGAACGGTGGCCACCACCTCATCGGCGGTCCCGTGCCGGCTTGGCTGGTGACCGTCTCGATCGTGGCCAGCGTCTCGATGATCATTCCAGTTATCGCGGTGGCTATCAACCACCACATGACCATGACATCGCACTTTTCCGTGCTCAAACGCAGTCCGACCCTGCGGTTCGTGGTCTTCGCCGCGGTTGCCTACACCCTGACCAGTCTGCAAGGCTCGATGGAGGCATTACGCGAGGTCAACCGGATCACCCACTTCACCCATTACACGATCGGCCACGCGCACTTAGGGTTGTACGGATTTGTCACGATGATGCTGTTTGGGACAATGTACTACGCCGTTCCCCGCCTAACTGGGCGCGAATGGGCCTCGGCGACGGCCGCCCGGCTCCATTTCTGGACCTGCGCCCTGGGAGTGGTCCTGTACGTTGGGGCTCTATCGATTGGCGGCTGGATCCAAGGAATGATGCTCAACGACGCTGAGACGCCGTTCATGAAGATCGTGGAGACCACGATTCCCTACCTTCAAGCGCGAAGCGTGGCCGCCGGTCTGATGACCACTGGTCATGTGATTTTCTTGGGACTGTTCATCATGAATCTGACAGGTTTTGGTCCCCGGCGTCAAGGGCCGCTCACATGGGATGAACGGGCCGATTCGGCCCACCGCGGCCACCAACTCACACGCCCATCCTCATCCAGCATGAGCCTCAAGGAGACGCGCGTATGA
- the ccoS gene encoding cbb3-type cytochrome oxidase assembly protein CcoS encodes MTLYVAVVLGGAAAFCGVAALALAWAFRTGQFGDLQAGARSIFDEAEPIGSTTDDGFASPTSSADSSSSSSRSRS; translated from the coding sequence ATGACGCTTTATGTTGCGGTGGTGTTGGGAGGGGCGGCGGCGTTCTGCGGAGTCGCAGCCCTCGCGCTGGCCTGGGCGTTCCGCACCGGCCAGTTTGGTGATTTGCAGGCCGGCGCGCGTTCCATTTTCGACGAGGCCGAACCAATCGGTTCGACCACCGACGATGGGTTTGCCTCGCCGACCTCCTCCGCCGATTCCTCTTCATCTTCGTCCCGGAGTCGCTCATGA
- a CDS encoding cbb3-type cytochrome c oxidase subunit II: MSDHHANGSAPATSERLSLMNYAPPIVLGVALTFLSSWLGLVLAPLVQIGDQGPIPTLEGGLDQYPNPSVGRLELGRQVYIENGCLYCHSQQIRPEPFGADIARGWGPRRTTPTDYIYDKPHLLGTSRTGPDLTNIGARQPSAEWHHRHLYWPPSTSPGSIMPSFRFLYETRKIVGEPSDRRIVDFEGVPEHLQPPPGYQIVPSEKATALVAYLISLDRTQDLPVAGAPTP, encoded by the coding sequence ATGAGCGACCATCACGCCAACGGCTCGGCTCCCGCCACATCCGAGCGACTTTCATTGATGAACTATGCGCCGCCGATCGTCCTAGGCGTGGCCCTCACCTTCCTCTCCTCCTGGCTGGGGTTGGTGTTGGCCCCTCTCGTTCAAATAGGTGATCAAGGGCCGATTCCGACCCTGGAGGGGGGACTGGATCAATACCCCAACCCCTCGGTCGGTCGTCTTGAACTGGGCCGCCAGGTCTACATCGAGAACGGTTGCTTGTATTGCCACAGTCAACAAATCCGTCCCGAGCCCTTTGGAGCCGACATCGCGCGGGGCTGGGGGCCGCGACGCACCACCCCGACCGACTACATCTACGACAAGCCGCATTTGCTGGGCACTTCGCGTACCGGGCCAGATTTGACCAACATCGGCGCGCGTCAACCGTCCGCCGAGTGGCACCATCGTCACCTCTACTGGCCGCCCTCGACCTCGCCGGGCTCGATCATGCCCTCGTTCCGGTTCCTGTACGAGACCCGCAAAATCGTGGGCGAACCTTCCGATCGTCGCATCGTCGATTTCGAAGGCGTGCCCGAACACCTCCAACCGCCGCCCGGCTATCAAATCGTACCCAGTGAAAAGGCGACCGCTTTGGTGGCCTACCTGATCTCGCTAGACCGGACCCAGGACCTTCCTGTCGCGGGAGCCCCCACCCCATGA
- a CDS encoding c-type cytochrome, with product MSSTRSSDSTATLDPMWEEESQDASAVAVEDRSHGLDDSQEGDEFDGYEVTEIHEPILREQSEPRDGYEPLPNWAVALAGALLFWGGYYLQRYSGDFSATILTDDPAMVNPAIAALPPPELSPFDLGKKLFAAQGCVSCHQTNGQGVPNQYPPLDGSEWVVGPGAEPRLKRILLHGLQGPVTVKGNTYNGNMPAFGDRMDDEKIAAVLTYIRGAWSNQAPPIEFESVAATRAATQGRTQPWSESELLSINEDDPFPGAAPASDAAPASGTNASAGDSGATPAAAPNPKTTPTPTPPSPNAAAPGAAEVKEASSNANSPPPSASPQPKADATSSSTISNANAAPPPLTAELKAIRRKGGLVYALEGKCVTCHQNSGLGLGNQYPPLAGSEWVVPRRDQGPQGALDRG from the coding sequence ATGAGTTCCACTCGTTCATCCGACTCCACGGCTACGCTTGATCCCATGTGGGAGGAGGAATCCCAAGACGCCTCGGCGGTCGCGGTTGAGGACCGTTCGCACGGCCTGGACGACTCTCAGGAAGGGGACGAGTTCGATGGATACGAGGTTACGGAAATCCATGAACCCATCCTCCGCGAGCAGTCCGAACCACGCGACGGCTACGAGCCTCTGCCCAACTGGGCGGTTGCGTTGGCGGGAGCGCTGCTGTTCTGGGGCGGTTATTACCTGCAGCGCTACTCGGGCGACTTCAGCGCCACGATTCTGACAGACGACCCAGCGATGGTGAACCCCGCGATCGCGGCGCTGCCTCCTCCTGAGTTGTCCCCGTTCGATCTGGGCAAAAAATTGTTCGCCGCCCAAGGTTGCGTCTCCTGCCACCAGACCAACGGTCAGGGCGTGCCCAACCAGTATCCGCCGCTGGATGGCTCGGAGTGGGTCGTGGGCCCCGGTGCCGAACCCCGGCTCAAGCGGATTCTACTTCACGGTTTGCAAGGTCCGGTGACGGTCAAAGGCAATACCTACAACGGCAATATGCCGGCCTTCGGCGACCGAATGGATGATGAAAAGATCGCCGCTGTGTTGACCTACATTCGGGGAGCTTGGAGTAATCAAGCTCCGCCGATCGAATTCGAATCAGTTGCCGCCACCCGCGCCGCCACCCAGGGCCGAACTCAACCCTGGAGCGAATCGGAATTGTTGAGCATCAACGAAGATGATCCGTTCCCCGGCGCGGCCCCCGCTTCGGACGCGGCCCCGGCCTCTGGTACCAACGCCAGTGCCGGTGACAGTGGCGCGACTCCCGCAGCCGCTCCCAACCCCAAAACGACCCCGACCCCCACGCCCCCTTCGCCCAACGCCGCGGCCCCCGGCGCAGCCGAGGTCAAGGAGGCGTCCTCCAACGCCAACTCGCCGCCGCCTTCCGCGTCCCCTCAACCCAAGGCCGACGCCACTTCGTCCAGCACGATCTCCAACGCCAACGCCGCTCCGCCACCGTTGACCGCCGAACTCAAAGCCATTCGCCGCAAAGGCGGGCTAGTTTACGCTCTGGAAGGGAAATGCGTGACGTGTCACCAGAACAGCGGCCTCGGCTTGGGCAACCAGTATCCGCCCCTGGCTGGTTCGGAGTGGGTCGTCCCGCGCCGCGACCAAGGACCGCAAGGTGCCCTGGACCGAGGCTGA